From one Agathobaculum sp. NTUH-O15-33 genomic stretch:
- the trmB gene encoding tRNA (guanosine(46)-N7)-methyltransferase TrmB, with translation MRMRKKKNLDVRFAACAPVMEFAPREMRGKWRALFGNDHPLHIEIGCGKGRFAIGMAEQHPEVNFLAIEREEGALIMAAERAALAPLPNLRFFPFDAAELREVFAPGEVDRIYLNFSDPWPPNRQRKRRLTWRAFLEVYGEILKQQGDLCFKTDNQRFFEWTLQEICQFGWLLQNISLDLHSSDFEGNVMTEYEERFSSEGARIYRLEARRRLPEFLNK, from the coding sequence ATGAGAATGCGAAAAAAGAAAAATTTGGACGTGCGCTTCGCGGCCTGTGCGCCGGTGATGGAGTTTGCGCCGCGCGAAATGCGGGGCAAGTGGCGCGCACTGTTTGGAAACGATCACCCGCTGCATATCGAGATCGGCTGCGGCAAGGGACGTTTCGCCATCGGCATGGCGGAGCAGCACCCGGAGGTGAACTTTCTTGCCATCGAGAGGGAGGAGGGCGCGCTCATCATGGCGGCCGAGCGCGCGGCGCTGGCGCCGTTGCCCAATCTTCGCTTTTTTCCCTTTGACGCCGCCGAGCTGCGCGAGGTTTTTGCCCCCGGCGAGGTGGACCGTATCTATTTGAACTTTTCCGACCCATGGCCGCCCAACCGTCAGCGCAAGCGCCGCCTCACTTGGCGCGCGTTTTTGGAGGTGTACGGCGAAATTTTGAAGCAGCAGGGCGATCTGTGCTTCAAGACCGATAACCAGCGCTTTTTTGAATGGACGCTGCAGGAAATCTGCCAGTTCGGCTGGCTGCTGCAAAATATCTCGCTCGATCTGCACAGTTCGGATTTTGAAGGCAACGTTATGACCGAGTATGAGGAGCGCTTTTCCAGCGAGGGCGCGCGCATCTACCGCCTCGAGGCGCGCCGCCGCCTGCCGGAATTTTTAAACAAGTAA